The following are from one region of the Ischnura elegans chromosome 12, ioIscEleg1.1, whole genome shotgun sequence genome:
- the LOC124169086 gene encoding guanine nucleotide-binding protein subunit alpha-12, with translation MATAMLTCSCCLRFKYSPEEIEQRHKSQQIDRMIERERQSLRRQVKLLLLGAGESGKSTFLKQMRIIHGLRFEPEVVREYQQIIYQNVVRGVRVLVDARNKLGIPWEHESNAHAGEMVLRSDPNNFIEPVPFTRLCPSLQALWNDSGIKTAFQRRSEYQLSDSVGYFLDNLPRISRLEWTPSNQDILHARRATKGVVECVIPIRGVPFRFVDVGGQRSQRRKWFQCFDSVTSILFLVSSSEFDQVLLEDRRTNRLEESRNVFDTIVNHLAFGNVSTILFLNKTDLLLEKVRSGLSDIRNHFPQFSGNPSEPTDVQTFILSLFSSVVKRRRRSGAFGGREGEERTQPLFHHFTTAVDTENIKVVFGAVRDTILRRNLEALMLQ, from the exons ATGGCTACTGCTATGTTGACCTGTTCGTGTTGCCTCCGATTTAAGTACAGCCCAGAAGAAATTGAGCAGAGACACAAGAGTCAACAAATTGATCGAATGATTGAGAGGGAAAGACAAAGCCTCAGGCGACAAGTGAAGCTCCTTCTTCTTGGCGCGGGTGAAAGCGGTAAATCAACTTTCCTGAAGCAGATGAGGATCATTCATGGACTGAGATTTGAACCGGAGGTGGTGCGAGAATACCAGCAAATAATTTACCAAAATGTTGTTCGTGGAGTGCGTGTTCTTGTTGACGCTCGTAACAAGCTTGGTATTCCGTGGGAACACGAGTCCAACGCCCATGCCGGAGAGATGGTTCTTCGATCAGATCCCAACAACTTCATTGAGCCAGTACCCTTCACTAGGTTATGTCCCTCGCTACAAGCATTATGGAATGATTCAGGAATAAAAACAGCTTTCCAGAGACGGAGTGAATACCAACTG AGTGATTCCGTCGGATACTTTCTGGACAATTTGCCTCGGATATCAAGGCTG gAATGGACGCCATCTAATCAGGATATATTGCACGCACGTCGCGCCACGAAGGGTGTTGTCGAGTGTGTCATCCCCATTCGTGGAGTGCCGTTTCGTTTTGTTGATGTTGGAGGTCAGAGGTCACAGCGTCGGAAATGGTTCCAGTGTTTCGACTCTGTCACctccattttatttcttgtttcttcTTCTGAATTTGATCAAGTTCTTCTTGAAGATAG GCGTACCAATCGACTAGAGGAATCTAGAAATGTATTTGATACAATAGTTAACCACCTGGCTTTTGGGAATGTTTCTACCATCCTCTTCCTCAACAAGACGGATCTCCTGTTGGAAAAGGTTCGGTCAGGGCTCTCGGATATTCGAAATCATTTCCCTCAATTCAGCGGCAATCCATCAGAGCCCACTGATGTCCAG ACCTTCATTCTCTCTCTTTTCTCGAGCGTTGTGAAGAGGCGACGGAGGAGTGGAGCGTTTGGTGGcagggaaggggaggagaggacGCAGCCCCTATTCCACCACTTCACCACTGCCGTGGACACGGAAAACATCAAG GTGGTGTTTGGTGCTGTCCGAGACACAATTTTACGCCGCAACCTCGAAGCCCTCATGCTCCAATGA